ACCAACCGACAGCTTCTGATATTAAGCTTCAGAAATCAGACAAACATATTGTGTTATACAGCGTAGCAAACGACCTGTTGATTTGTTATAGGTTGTCGTGATGCACAACTTCCTTACGATATTAATCCCGGTAAATGAACGGGGTGCGATCAAATCGGTTGACGATATTCTGAAATCGGTTTGCGACATAGAACCAGCCCGGCACAGAAAACCGGAAAACGCATTGTCACAAATAGCTGCTGCTCTTATAGCCTGTCAAACCCTTGACAAAAAACCTCATGTGCTCATACCGAATGTCATAAATTATCTGAGCGCAGCTTAGAAATTTATACTTCCGGTTGTTAAAGCCTTACAAAATGAGACTTGCAGGTGATTCTAATCCCTGCCTCACGTTGTTATAGTATAAAAAAGTTTGTAAATTCAAGGATTGTCCTTTGCTATCTTTGAATCACAATTTTACGACTTGCTTTAGAACCATCCTGAGTTAAAAAGCTGCAAATATATGTTCCGTCAGGGATAGCTTGAGTGTTAAATTTCAAGGTATAAATTCCGGGTTGTTGTTGTTCGTTAAGCAAAGTTGCCAAATGCTTACCGCTCAGGTCGTGAATTGAGGCGGTAATATTCTGAAGTTTGGACAAGGCATAGTGCAAGTGTACTTCCGTGCCTGTTGACGGGTTTGGGTATGCGGCAAGGAATAGGACAGATCCGGTAGGTTTAACAATCGGATTGGAATCCGGGGAAATTGTAGAAGTGAATACCGGTGCCGGATCCGGAGAATTTGGATTATCCGGAGCGGGGGTTGTTGAATTAATTAAATGAGAGGTTTGATCTAACGTGTATCTTGCTGCATCAAAAGTCTCTGTAATAGATGGAGTAAGTTTGGTATCTATCACATACCAATCGGCCTGAGCACGGGTATTGTCAAGATCAAGTACAAAATATCCATGATCGGGAATATTGATGTATTTTGCATGAGGGTTGGCGTTGAGTGCCAGCGTTTCAGCTAAACTCACCGGAATTCCGGCAGGAAGTGCTTCATCATTTGCACTGGTAATACTTGTGGTAACAAATTCGACACCAAAAGCCCCTTCGCCGGTATCAGGATTATAAGAGCCTGTGGGATCAAGGGTAATGTCGGCTGCAATACCGAGGTGAATATCGCCGGTCAAGACGACAAAGTTTTTAATTCCAAGACTATCAATTAAATTTTTAAATCTCAGTCTTTCAGCCGGATAACCGTCCCACATATCGTTGTTGTCAATCAATCCTAATGTATTGATTGTGGTAAATACTACCTGATTGCCAAACACTTTCCATTTGGCTGTAGAACTGCCCAATTCGTTGAGCAGCCATTCAGCCTGTTCATGTCCTAAAATAGTACGGTCGGGGTTGTTTGTTTCGGGATCTGAGAAAGGTATTTGCTCCTCCCGGCCTTCTAAACGGGTATCGAGCATAAACAAATCGGCCATATCGCCATAATGTATGGTGCGGTAAATTTTTCGGGGCTGACCGGGTTCGGGTTCCCGAATGGGCATCCATTCAAAATAGGCCTGTATAGCATTGGTCTTTCTGGTTTGGTAATCTCCTTCGCCGGCATCGTGATTTTCTGCACCGTCAAGCCAGGCATTATTGGCAACTTCGTGGTCGTCCCAAACAGTAAAAAACGGATGTTGTTGATGTGCACGTCTTAAGTCAGGATCTAATTTGTACAGTGAATGTCGCGTGCGGTAATCTTCGAGTGATAATATTTCATGTTCGGGTTCATATTGCCGGATGCTGCTGGAAAAATCACCGCTCGGTCCGTATTCGTAGATATAGTCACCAAGGTGAATAACAGCATCCAGATCGGTTCGGTCGGCAATCCTTCCATACGCATTAAAATAACCATG
This is a stretch of genomic DNA from Sphingobacteriales bacterium. It encodes these proteins:
- a CDS encoding alkaline phosphatase D family protein, whose amino-acid sequence is MKRIFHLFTFLHFLFLSVSMLNAQTQQELDAIKNIKPWEQVLQEPNILNGHVLNHSRKNASEMGTLPYDTLYAPFYHGVASGDPLTDRVIIWTRITPQDDNPIDVEWKMATDPEMTNIIQTGVFTTNAERDFTVKIDVTDLSPGSAYYYNFSALGVNSMTGRTRTVPVGNVNKLRFAVASCSHYQHGYFNAYGRIADRTDLDAVIHLGDYIYEYGPSGDFSSSIRQYEPEHEILSLEDYRTRHSLYKLDPDLRRAHQQHPFFTVWDDHEVANNAWLDGAENHDAGEGDYQTRKTNAIQAYFEWMPIREPEPGQPRKIYRTIHYGDMADLFMLDTRLEGREEQIPFSDPETNNPDRTILGHEQAEWLLNELGSSTAKWKVFGNQVVFTTINTLGLIDNNDMWDGYPAERLRFKNLIDSLGIKNFVVLTGDIHLGIAADITLDPTGSYNPDTGEGAFGVEFVTTSITSANDEALPAGIPVSLAETLALNANPHAKYINIPDHGYFVLDLDNTRAQADWYVIDTKLTPSITETFDAARYTLDQTSHLINSTTPAPDNPNSPDPAPVFTSTISPDSNPIVKPTGSVLFLAAYPNPSTGTEVHLHYALSKLQNITASIHDLSGKHLATLLNEQQQPGIYTLKFNTQAIPDGTYICSFLTQDGSKASRKIVIQR